The following DNA comes from Herpetosiphonaceae bacterium.
GCCGGAGCAGCCCCCGAACGGGCTGCGCTACCTGCTGATCGGCGGCGAGAAGCTGGAGCAGCGCTTGCTCCAGGCGGTCTTCGGCCAGATCGGTCCAGCCGTCGAGATCGTCAACATCTACGGCCTGACCGAGATCAGCGACATCAACGCGCTCGGCGTGCTGCGGGCGAGCGACCTGGGCAAGCCGATCACGGTCGGGAAGCCGTTGCAGAACAACCGGATCTACATCCTCGACCAGCACCAGCAGCCGCAGCCCATCGGCATCGCGGGCGAGGTCTGTGTGGCAGGCGCGAGCGTCTCGCGCGGCTACCTGTTCCGCCCGGAGCTGACCGCCGAGCGCTTCGTCGCGTGTCCGTTCGAGGATGGCGCGCTGATGGTCCGCACCGGCGACCTGGGCCGCTGGCGCGCCGATGGGACGATCGAGATCCTGGGCCGCATCGACCATCAGGTCAAGATTCGGGGCTTCCGCATCGAGATCGGCGAGATCGAGGCGGTGCTCTGCCAGCATGAGGCCGTGCATGAGGCCGTGGTCACGCTGCGCGAGGACACGTCGCCCGCAAGCGGGCACCCGCAGAAGCGCCTGGTGGCGTACATTGAACAAAAGAACAAAAGAACAAAAGAACAAGGGGACGAGATCGAAGCCGTCCCGACGCGCGCCCCCGGACCTGTGACCCCTGATTTCCGCGCCTACCTGAAGGATCGATTGCCCGACTACATGGTACCGAGCGCGTTCGTCTTTCTGGACACGCTGCCGAAGACGCCCAACGGCAAAATCGATCGCAGGGCCCTGCCCGCGCCGGAGCTAGCGGCGGAGCTGGACGAGTGCTTCGTCGCGCCGCGCAATCCGATCGAGGATCTGCTGGCGAGCGTCTGGGCCGATGTGCTGGGCGTGGAGCGGGTGGGCACGCGCGACAACTTCTTCGAGCTGGGCGGCCACTCGCTGCTGGCGACGCAGATCGCCTCGCGGGTGCGCGAAGCGTTCCAGGTGGAGCTGCCGCTGCACACGCTGTTCGAGCTGCCGACGGTTGCCGAGCTGGCAGAGCAGATCCAGAGGGCACGACGCAGCGCCAGCCACCTGCAAGCGCCGCCGATCGTGCCGCTGGCGATGGACGAGCCGCTGCCGCTGTCGTTTGCGCAGCAGCGCCTCTGGATTCTCGATCAGCTGGAGCCGGGCAACGTGGCGTATAACATCCCGGCGGCGCTGCGGCTCACGGGTCCGCTCGATGTGCTGGCGCTGGATCGGAGCCTGAGCGAGATCGTGCGGCGGCATGCGGTGCTGCGCAGCACGATTACGGCGACCGATGGCGTGGCGGCGCAGGTCGTCGATCCGTTCTTTAGCCTGCTGCTGATGCCGCTCGATCTGCGCGCGCTGCCAGCCGCCGACCGGCAGGCCGAGGCGGAGCGGCTGATCGTCGAGGAGAGCCAGCAGCCGTTCGATCTGAGCTTCGGCCCGCTGATCCGGTGTACGCTGCTGCAGCTCGACGATCGGGAGCATCTGCTGCTGCTGACGCTGCATCACATCGTCGCGGATGGCTGGTCGCTGGGCGTGCTGGTGCGTGAGCTTGAGACGCTCTACACGGCGTTTCTTGAGGGCCTGCCAGCGCCTTTGCCCGATCTGCCGATCCAGTACGGCGACTACGCGGCCTGGCAGCGGCAGTGGTTGCAGGGCGAGGTCCTCGATCGGCAGATCGACTACTGGAAAGCGCAGCTTGCCGGTGTCGGCGTGCTCGATCTGCCGCTGGATCATCCGCGACCGCCCGTGCGCACCTTCCGCAGTGGACGCCAGACGCTCACGATCGAGCGCGCGCTGACCGATCGGCTGGCGGCCTTCAACCGGCGGCAGGGCGTCACGCTCTTTATGACGCTGCTGGCGGCGTTCAAGCTGCTGCTGCATCGCTGGAGCGGCCAGACCGACATCGTGGTCGGCTCGCCGATCGCGGGCCGGACCCGCGCCGAGACTGAAGATCTGATCGGCCTGTTCCTCAACACGCTGGTGCTGCGCAGCGATCTTTCCGGCGATCCCGGCTTCGTGGAGTTGCTGCGCCGCGTGCGCGAGGTCTGCCTTCAGGCGTACGCGCATCAGGACGTGCCTTTCGAGAAGCTGCTCGAGGAGCTACAGCCGGAGCGCAACCTGAGCCACACGCCGCTGTTCCAGGTCTTCTTCAACATGCTCAACTACCCGTACCGGCACTGCGAGCTGCCAGGCTTGCAGCTTGAGGTGCTGGCACCGCCCGACATCGGCGCGAAGTTCGACCTGACGCTGTACGTCGAGGAGCGCGACGCGGGCATTTTCTGCGATCTGGTCTATAACGCCGATCTCTTCAGCGAGGCGCGCATGGCGGCGCTGCTCGATCAGTTCCAACACCTGCTGGCGCAGCTTGTCGCGCAGCCGGAAACGCCGATCGGCGCGTACACCCTGGTGACGACCGCCGCGCGCGCGTATTTGCCCGACCCGACCGTCGCGCTCGACGGCGGCTGTGAGGGCGTGGTACACGAGCTGGTGGTCAAGCAGGCGCGGCAGACGCCGGAGCGGATCGCGCTCATCGATCCGCACACGCGCTGGACGTACGCCGAGCTTGAGACGCGCAGCAACCAACTGGCGCACGATCTGCTGGCTCACGGCATCCGGCGCGGCGAGTGCGTGGCGATCTACGGCCATCGCAGCGCGGCGCTGATCTGGGCGCTGCTGGGCGTCCTCAAAGCGGGCGCGGCCTTCACGATCCTCGATCCGAGCTATCCCGCCGCGCGGCTGATCGATTATCTTCAGGTGGCGTGGCCCAAGGGCTGGCTGCAACTGGCGGCGGCAGGCCCGTCGCCCGACGCGCTCACCGACTACGTGGCGACGCTCGGCTGTCGCTGGACGCTTGAGCTGCCGCGCCGCGCCGACGAGCTGCCAGATCGCCTCGCGAGCCGCCCGACGAGCGATCCTGACGTGGACGTTGTGCCCGACGATCTGGCGTATGTCGCGTTTACCTCCGGCTCGACGGGCAGGCCCAAGGGCATCCTCGGCACACATCGTCCGCTGGTGCATTTCCTGGCGTGGCATCGCGACACGTTCGGCTTTGGCGCGGCGGATCGCTTCAGTATGCTCTCCGGCCTGGCGCACGATCCGCTGCTGCGCGACATCTTCACGCCGCTGATCCTGGGCGCGACGCTCTGCATTCCCGATCCCGACGCGCTCAACACGCCGGGCTACCTGCGCGCCTGGATGCAGCAGCAGGCGGTCACGGTCAGCCATCTGACGCCGCCGCTGGGCCATCTGCTGAGCATCGCGCCGCACGCCTCGGATGCATCGAATGGAGCCGCGTCGCTGCCGGACCTGCGCTACGTCTTCTTCGGCGGCGACGTGCTGACGCGGCATGATGTCGAGCGCGTACATCTGATCGCGCCGGACGCACAGCTCGTCAACTTCTACGGCGCGACCGAAACACCGCAGGGCATCGCGTACTACGTCCTGCCGCAGCCGCAGCCCGACATGGCGGCTGATGCGGGCGATCAATCCAAGGCGATCGTTCCGCTTGGCCGTGGCATCGCCGACGTGCAACTGCTGGTGCTCAACGCGGCGCGGCAGCCTGCCGGTGTCGGCGAGCTTGGCGAGATCTTTGTGCGCACGTCCTACCTGGCGCGCGGCTACAGCGACGATACCGCCCGCACCGATGAGCGCTTTATCGCCAATCCCTTCACCGGGTGCCAGCAGGGGCGCCCGGCATGGGCACCCGGCGTGCCCGGCGATCGGCTGTACCGCACCGCCGACCTGGGGCGCTACCTGCCTGACGGCAACGTCATGTTCGCCGGACGGGCCGACCAGCAGGTCAAGATTCGGGGCTTTCGGATCGAGCCGTCAGAGGTCGAGGCGGCGATCGAGCGGCATCCCGCCGTGCGCGAGGTGGCCGTTGTGGCACGCGAAGACGTGCCGGGCGAGAAGCGGCTGGTGGCGTATGTCGTGCCGAGCACCGCGAAGGCCGGGGGGGGTGCCCTCTGGGCCTGGGAGTCCCCCATGCTTTCCTCCCCTGCTCCCACTGCGGCAGGAGCGGAGGCTGGTGGTGAGGGCCGCGCCGCGACACGCGAAACCCGCGAGCTACGCAGCTTTGTTCAAAGCCTGCTGCCTGCCTACATGGTGCCGAGCGCGTTCGTGGTGCTGGATGCGCTGCCGCTCACGCCCAACGGCAAGCTCGATCGGCGGGCGCTGCCCAGGCCGGAGGACCAGCGCTCACCGGCGGCGCGTGTGCTGCCCCAGACCGAGCTCGAGCGGTCGATCGCCGCGATCTGGCAGGAGGTGCTGCACGTCGATCGGCTGGGCGTCGACGATAATTTCTTCGACCTGGGCGGCAGCTCCGTGCATATCGTACAGGTCCACAGCAAGCTCCGCGACCTCCTTCAGCGCGATATGCCGGTCGTCGAACTGTTCAAGTATCCGACGGTCGGCGCGCTGGCGAAGTGGTTGAGCCAGGGTCCCAACGCCCGGCCTTCCTTTGAAGAGATCGATGATCGGGTGCGCAAACAGCATGAGGCGCTGGACTGGCAGCGGCAGTTGCGCGCCGACCTCGACGAGTAGCGATGGACGATCGATGGTCATTGCAGGTCAACGAGAGGAGATAGATCATGAGTGACGGAAGCACATATCATCCGTCAAGAAGCATTGCGATCGTCGGGATGAGCGGGCGCTTTCCGGGCGCGCGCAACATCGAGCAGTTCTGGCGGAATCTGTGCGCTGGTGTTGAGTCGATAACCTTTTTCCAGAATGACGAGCTGGAGCCGTCGCTCACGAGTCCTGTCGATCCCGATACGCCGAACTTTATCAAAGCCGGGCCGATCCTCGACGATGTCGAGTCGTTCGACGCGAGCTTTTTTGGCTACACGCCGCGCGACGCCGAGATCATCGATCCGCAGCACCGCCTGTTTCTGGAGTGCGCCTGGGAGGCGCTTGAGCACGCCGGATACGACTCCGAGCAGTACAAGGGCTGGATCGGCGTGTACGGCGGCCTGGGATTGCCGAGCTACCTGCTCAATAACCTCTACCAGAACGATCAGATCCGGCTGCTGATGGCCTCCGGCGGCACGCTTCAGCTCTCGACGGCCAACAACGTCGACTATCTCTCGACGCGCGTCGCCTACAAGCTCAACCTGAAAGGGCCGAGCATCACGCTGCAAACCGCCTGCTCCACGGCGCTGGTCGCGGTGCATCTGGCCTGCCAAAACCTGCTGAGCTACCAGTGCGACATGGCGCTGGCCGGGGGCGTCTCGGTGCGCGTGCCGCAGTACGACGGCTACTGGTATCAGGAGGGCGGGATCATGTCGCCCGACGGCCACTGCCGGGCCTTCGACGAGCGGGCACAGGGCACCGTCTTCGGCAGCGGCGTGGGCATCGTCGTGCTCAAGCGGCTGGACGAGGCGATCAAGGACGGCGATACGATCCACGCGATCATTCGCGGCTCGGCGGTCAACAACGACGGCGCGCTCAAGGTCGGCTTTACCGCGCCCGGCGTGGATGGTCAGATGGCCGTGATCGCTATGGCCCAGCGCAGCGCCGGAGTCGATCCCGCGACGATCAGCTACGTCGAGGCGCACGGCACCGCCACGCCGGTCGGCGATCCGATCGAAGTCTCGGCGCTGACCCAGGTCTTTCGTTCGCGCACCGAGAAGAAGCACTACTGCGCGCTCGGCTCGGTCAAGACCAACATCGGCCACGCCAACACCGCCGCCGGGATCGCGGGCCTGATCAAGACGGTGCTGGCGCTCAAGCATGGCGTGATCCCGCCCAGCCTGCACTTCGAGCGGCCCAATCCCAAGATCGACTTCGAGAACAGCCCGTTTTTCGTCAACACCGAGCTGCGCGAGTGGCAGAGCGATGGCGACACGCCGCGCCGCGCCGCGCTCAACTCCTTCGGCGTCGGCGGCACCAACGCCCACGCGGTGCTGGAAGAAGCGCCGCTAGTCGAGCCGTCTGGACCGTCGCGGCCCTGGCACCTGCTGACGCTCTCGGCCCGCAGCGAGACGGCGCTCGAAGCCGCCACCGACAACCTGATCGCGCATCTCAGACAGCAGCCCGACGTGCCGCTGGCCGATGTCGCCTACACGCTCCAGGTCGGTCGTCGCGCCTTCAACTACCGCCGCACGCTGGTCTGCCGCGACCGCGACGACGCGATCGGCGCGCTGGAGTCGCGCGATCCCAGGCGGCTGGTCAGCGCCTTCCGCGAGCAGCGCGACCGCCCGATCGCCTTTATGTTCTCCGGCCAGGGCGCGCAGTACGTCGGGATGGCCCGCGATCTCTACGAGGCCGAGCCGGTCTTTCGCGAGCAGGTCGATCGCTGCGCGGCGCTGCTGAAGCCGCGCCTGGGCCTTGATCTGCGCGATGTGCTCTATCCCAGCCCGGAGCGCACGGCGCTTGCCGAGCAGCGCCTGGGCCAGACGGCGGTGACACAGCCCGCGCTGTTCGTGGTCGAGTACGCGCTGGCGCAGCTCTGGATGAGCTGGGGCTTTCAGCCGCAGGCGCTGCTCGGCCACTCGATCGGCGAGTACGTCGCGGCGACGCTCGCGGGCGTCTTCTCGCTGGAAGACGCGCTGACGCTGGTCGCGGCGCGCGCGCGGCTGATGCAGCAGATGCCGGGCGGCGCGATGCTGACCGTGCCGCTGACCGAGCAGGAGGTCGAGCCGCTGCTCGGCTCAAACCTCTCGCTGGCGGCGATCAACACGCCGAACCGCTGCGTCGTCTCCGGCCTCGGCGACGCGATCGACGCGCTGGAGCGGCAACTGACCGAGCAGGGCTTGAGCTGCCGCCGCCTGCATACGTCGCATGCGTTTCACTCGAAGATGATGGAGCCGCTGATCGAGCCGTTCGTCAAGCAGGTCCAGCGCATCCGTATGCACGCGCCGAGCATCCCGTACATCTCGAACGTGACCGGCACCTGGATCACCGCCGAGCAGGCGACCGATCCGAGCTACTGGGCGACGCATCTACGGCAGGCAGTGCGCTTCGCCGATGGTGTGGGCGAGCTGCTGCGCGAGCCCGACCGGATCTTGCTTGAGGTTGGTCCCGGCCAGGCGCTCAGCACGCTGGCCCGCCAGCATCCGGGCAGGCACGCCACGCACGCGGTGCTCTCCTCGACGCGCCACCCGCAGGAGGAGCATTCGGATGTCGCGTACGCGCTCCAGACCGTCGGCCAGCTCTGGCTGGCAGGCGCGCGCGTCGAGTGGTCGCGGCTGTATGCGAGCGAGCGCCGCCTGCGGGTGCCGCTGCCGACCTATCCCTTCGAGCGGCAGCGCTACTGGATCAGCCCGTCGCCCGCGCCGGACGACGCGAAGCAGCGCGCTGCTTCGTTCGCCAAAAAGCCCGACATCGCCGACTGGTTCTATATTCCGTCGTGGAAGCGCTCGGTGCCGCCGGTATTGGAGCCGGGCGCGCTCGCCGAGCAGGCTAGCTGGCTGCTCTTTCTCGACGAGACGGGCGTCGGCGCGCAGCTAGCGCAGCGTCTTGAGCGCGCGGGACAGACCGTGACGACGGTCACGGCGGGCACGCGCTTCGAGCAGCGCGACGATCGAGCCTACGCGCTGAATCCGGTGCAGGCCGAGGACTACCAGCAGTTGCTCGCGGCGCTGGACGCGGCGGGCGCAGCGCCGCAGACGATCGTCCATTTGTGGAGCGTAACGCCGCCGGGAGCCGCCGTGCCTGAGCAGGTGCGCGACCGCAGCTTCTATAGTCTCTTCTTTCTGGCGCAGGCGCTGGGCGCGCGCGACACGTCCGCGCCGATCTCGATCAAGATCGTCTCGAACGAGCTGCACAAAGTGACCGGCCAGGAGACGCTCTGCCCCGAAAAAGCGACGCTGCTGGGGCCGTGCAAGGTGATCGGGCAGGAGTATCCCAACCTGCGCTGCCAGAGCATCGACGCGCTGATGCCGCCGCCCGGAACGATTCAGGAGGCGGAGTGGATCGACCAACTGCTGGCCGAGTGCGCCACGCCGACGACCGAGACGGTGATCGCCTACCGCGACGACGAGCGTTGGGTGCAGACCTTCGAGGCGGTGCGGCTCGGCGAGGCGATTCCCGGCAAGAACCGGCTGCGCGAGCAGGGCGTGTATCTGATCACCGGCGGCCTCGGTGGGATCGGGCTGGTGCTGGCGGAGTACCTGGCGCAGACCGCGCAGGCCCGGCTGGTGCTGACCGGACGCTCGGCCTTTCCCGATCGTGACGAGTGGCAGCCGTGGCTCGACTCGCACGGCGAGCAGGACGGCACCAGCCAGAAGATTCGCCAGCTTCAGGCGATCGAGGCGCTCGGCGGCGAGGTCCTTGCAGTGCGCGCCGATGTCGCCAGCGCCGACGATATGCGCGCCGCCGTGGCGCAGGCTGTCGATCGCTTTGGCGCGCTGCACGGCGTGATCCACTCGGCGGGCATCGCGGGCGGCGGTCTGATCCAGCTCAAAACGCCGGAGATGGCGGCGCGGGTGCTCGCGCCCAAGGTCACGGCGCTGCGCGTGCTCGAATCGGTGCTGGCAGATGTCAATCTCGACCTGCTGGTGCTCTGCTCCTCGACGACGGGCGTGATCGGCGGCATCGGGCAGGTGGACTACTGCGCGGCCAACGCTTTTCTCGACGCCTTCGCGGCCTACTACGCCGCGCGCTACGGCAGCTACAGCGTGTCGATCAACTGGGATGCCTGGCAGGAGGTCGGGATGGCCGTGAATGTGGCGGCCTCCTACGGCCTGACGACGGCGCAACGCAGCTTCCAGAAGGAGCTGGCCCATCCGCTGCTCGACCGGCGGATCGAGAAGCCGAGCCAGGAGACGTATCTGACCGAGTTCAACGGCCCCAGCCATTGGGTGCTGTCGGAGCACAAGATTATGGGCGTGCCCGCGATCCCCGGCACCGGCTATCTGGAGATGGCCCGCGCCGCGTTCGAGCAGCGCGCGCAGGGCCGCCCGATCGAGCTGCGCGATGTCTTCTTTATGTCGCCGCTGATGGTCGCCGAGGACGAGCACAAAGAGGTGCATACGATCCTTGAGGGCACCGGCGATAGCGCCGAGTTCCGCGTAATCAGCCGCGCGGCGTCCAAAGATGGCGGCGAGCCGACCTGGCAGGAGCATGCGCGCGGCAACGTGGGCGTCGCGACGGACGCGCCTGGAAGCTATCAGGTCGATGCGTGGATCGAGCGCTGCGGCGGCCAGGCGATCGAAGTGTCCGAGGAAGAGGTCAGAAAGGCCGAGCGCTTCGTCTACTGGGGGCCGCGCTGGATGAGCCTGAAGCGGGCCTATGCCAGCGAGCGCGAGGGCCTGGCGGTGCTCGAAATGCCGCCCGCGTTCGCCGACGATGTCGCCGAGTACGGCCTGCATCCGGCGCTGCTCGACGTGGCGACGGCCTTCGGCAATGGCCTGGCGGGCCAGGGCGAGAGCTACCTGCCGCTCTCCTACGGCAGCCTCACGGCCTACGGCGCGCTGCCCGGCAGCGTGTACAGCTATGTCCGCTACAAGCCCGACGCCGACGATAGCCGCGAGACGATCTCCTTCGACATCACGATCGTTGATCAGCAGGGCGCGGCCCGGGTGGAGATTCGCGATTTTACCATGCGGCGAGTATCACAGTCGGCGACGCGGCTGCGCGAGACGGCGGAGAGCAAGCGCGCGGGCGAGAGCGTCCCGGCGGCTGCGGCGACCAACGGCAGCCAGAGCGCTTCGGTCGTCACCGGCATTCTGTCGAAAGAGGGCGTCGAGGTGTTCAAGCGGATCATGTCGCGCAGCAGGCTGCCGCAGATCGTCGTGTCGACCCGCGATCTGCATATGGCGATCGAGCGCGCCAGCTCGATCGGCGAGTCGCGCATCGTCGAGGCGATCGATCAGGTCAGCCAATCGCGGCCAGCGCATCCCCGGCCCAACGTGCAGACGCCGTTCGTCGCGCCGCGCAGCGAAACCGAGCAGTGGCTCTCCACCGTGTGGCAGGCAGTGCTCGGCATTGAGCAGGTCGGGATCTACGATAACTTCTTCGAGCTGGGCGGCGACTCGGTCCTGGCGCTTCAGGTGATCGCCAAGTCCAAAGACCTGGGCGCGCAGTTGACGCCCGCGCAGCTCTTCCAGCATCAGACGATCGCCGAGCTGGCGGCGGCGATCAATCCCGGCGATCTTCCAGTCGTCGGTCACGAGCTAGCGGCAGGGCCGCTTCCGCTGACGCCGATCCAGCGCTGGCTCATGGAGCGGCAGATCGCCGCGCCGCAGCACGCCAGCCAGGCGATGCTGCTTGAGGTGCCGCCCGATCTCGACGGCGCGCTGCTGGCGCAGGCCGTCCGCCATCTGATCGACCACCACGCGGCGCTGCGCACGCGCATCGAGCTGACCTCCGACGGCTGGCAGCAGCGCGTGGCGGAGCGCGAGGAGCATCCGGTCTTCAGCGCGATCGATGTCTCGAACATCTCGCCTGAGGCGGCGCGGGCACAGATGCAGGCCGAGGCGGCGGCGCTTCAGGCCAGCCTCGATCTCCAACATGGGCCGCTGCTGCGCGTCGCGCTGTTCTACGCGGGCACCGCTCAGCCGGCGCATCTGCTGCTGGCGATCCATCAACTGGTTGTCGACGCGGGATCGTGGCCGCTCGTGCTGGCGGATCTGTGGACGGCGTATCGCCAGCTCAGCCAGGGCGCGGAGGTGGCGCTGCCGAGCGGCACCGCGCCGTTTAGCCGCTGGGCCGCTCAGATCGCGGAGCTGGCGCGCTCGCAGGACGTGCTCGACGAGCGGCGCTACTGGCAGACGCTCGACGCCGAGGTTGTGCCGCTGCCGCGCGATCTGGCAGCGCCCGATAGCGCCAACACCCAGAGCACCGCCGCAGCCGTGCGTGTCGCGCTCGACGCCGATACAACGCGGGCGCTGCTCGATGACGTGACCGATGCGTATCGCGCGCAGGTGTCCGATCTGCTGCTGACGGCGCTGGTCAACACGCTGGCTCGCTGGTCCGGAGATACCGGCCTGCTGCTCGATCTGCACGCCGATGGCCGCGACGCGCTCTCCGGCAGCGTGGATCTGTCGCGCACGGTCGGCTGCTTCACCACGCGCTACCCGCTGCGGCTGCCCTACGATCCCGCCGATGAGCTGAGCGCGGCGCTCAAGACTGTGAAAGAAGCCCTGCGGCGCGTGCCAGATCAAGGGCTTGGATACGGCCTGCTGCGCTATCTCAACGCGGATACCGCCGATTGGATGCGCGCGCTGCCGTCGCCTGAGGTGAGCTTCAGCTATCTGGGATCGCTCGACGCGCGCCTGCCATCCGACGCACCCTGGAAGCTTGATGGCGGAGATGTTGGACCGCTGCACAGCCCAGGCGATCGGCGGCCCTATCTGCTGGCGATCGAGGCGCGCATCGTCGGCGGCTGCCTTGAGCTGGAGTGGAGCTACAGCAGCGCGCTGCATCAGCACGCCACGATCGAGCGC
Coding sequences within:
- a CDS encoding amino acid adenylation domain-containing protein, giving the protein LHVIPDAVKLDSRALLRYLDAHAIHLLDAVPSYMHAVLNEVAPEQPPNGLRYLLIGGEKLEQRLLQAVFGQIGPAVEIVNIYGLTEISDINALGVLRASDLGKPITVGKPLQNNRIYILDQHQQPQPIGIAGEVCVAGASVSRGYLFRPELTAERFVACPFEDGALMVRTGDLGRWRADGTIEILGRIDHQVKIRGFRIEIGEIEAVLCQHEAVHEAVVTLREDTSPASGHPQKRLVAYIEQKNKRTKEQGDEIEAVPTRAPGPVTPDFRAYLKDRLPDYMVPSAFVFLDTLPKTPNGKIDRRALPAPELAAELDECFVAPRNPIEDLLASVWADVLGVERVGTRDNFFELGGHSLLATQIASRVREAFQVELPLHTLFELPTVAELAEQIQRARRSASHLQAPPIVPLAMDEPLPLSFAQQRLWILDQLEPGNVAYNIPAALRLTGPLDVLALDRSLSEIVRRHAVLRSTITATDGVAAQVVDPFFSLLLMPLDLRALPAADRQAEAERLIVEESQQPFDLSFGPLIRCTLLQLDDREHLLLLTLHHIVADGWSLGVLVRELETLYTAFLEGLPAPLPDLPIQYGDYAAWQRQWLQGEVLDRQIDYWKAQLAGVGVLDLPLDHPRPPVRTFRSGRQTLTIERALTDRLAAFNRRQGVTLFMTLLAAFKLLLHRWSGQTDIVVGSPIAGRTRAETEDLIGLFLNTLVLRSDLSGDPGFVELLRRVREVCLQAYAHQDVPFEKLLEELQPERNLSHTPLFQVFFNMLNYPYRHCELPGLQLEVLAPPDIGAKFDLTLYVEERDAGIFCDLVYNADLFSEARMAALLDQFQHLLAQLVAQPETPIGAYTLVTTAARAYLPDPTVALDGGCEGVVHELVVKQARQTPERIALIDPHTRWTYAELETRSNQLAHDLLAHGIRRGECVAIYGHRSAALIWALLGVLKAGAAFTILDPSYPAARLIDYLQVAWPKGWLQLAAAGPSPDALTDYVATLGCRWTLELPRRADELPDRLASRPTSDPDVDVVPDDLAYVAFTSGSTGRPKGILGTHRPLVHFLAWHRDTFGFGAADRFSMLSGLAHDPLLRDIFTPLILGATLCIPDPDALNTPGYLRAWMQQQAVTVSHLTPPLGHLLSIAPHASDASNGAASLPDLRYVFFGGDVLTRHDVERVHLIAPDAQLVNFYGATETPQGIAYYVLPQPQPDMAADAGDQSKAIVPLGRGIADVQLLVLNAARQPAGVGELGEIFVRTSYLARGYSDDTARTDERFIANPFTGCQQGRPAWAPGVPGDRLYRTADLGRYLPDGNVMFAGRADQQVKIRGFRIEPSEVEAAIERHPAVREVAVVAREDVPGEKRLVAYVVPSTAKAGGGALWAWESPMLSSPAPTAAGAEAGGEGRAATRETRELRSFVQSLLPAYMVPSAFVVLDALPLTPNGKLDRRALPRPEDQRSPAARVLPQTELERSIAAIWQEVLHVDRLGVDDNFFDLGGSSVHIVQVHSKLRDLLQRDMPVVELFKYPTVGALAKWLSQGPNARPSFEEIDDRVRKQHEALDWQRQLRADLDE
- a CDS encoding SDR family NAD(P)-dependent oxidoreductase, whose amino-acid sequence is MSDGSTYHPSRSIAIVGMSGRFPGARNIEQFWRNLCAGVESITFFQNDELEPSLTSPVDPDTPNFIKAGPILDDVESFDASFFGYTPRDAEIIDPQHRLFLECAWEALEHAGYDSEQYKGWIGVYGGLGLPSYLLNNLYQNDQIRLLMASGGTLQLSTANNVDYLSTRVAYKLNLKGPSITLQTACSTALVAVHLACQNLLSYQCDMALAGGVSVRVPQYDGYWYQEGGIMSPDGHCRAFDERAQGTVFGSGVGIVVLKRLDEAIKDGDTIHAIIRGSAVNNDGALKVGFTAPGVDGQMAVIAMAQRSAGVDPATISYVEAHGTATPVGDPIEVSALTQVFRSRTEKKHYCALGSVKTNIGHANTAAGIAGLIKTVLALKHGVIPPSLHFERPNPKIDFENSPFFVNTELREWQSDGDTPRRAALNSFGVGGTNAHAVLEEAPLVEPSGPSRPWHLLTLSARSETALEAATDNLIAHLRQQPDVPLADVAYTLQVGRRAFNYRRTLVCRDRDDAIGALESRDPRRLVSAFREQRDRPIAFMFSGQGAQYVGMARDLYEAEPVFREQVDRCAALLKPRLGLDLRDVLYPSPERTALAEQRLGQTAVTQPALFVVEYALAQLWMSWGFQPQALLGHSIGEYVAATLAGVFSLEDALTLVAARARLMQQMPGGAMLTVPLTEQEVEPLLGSNLSLAAINTPNRCVVSGLGDAIDALERQLTEQGLSCRRLHTSHAFHSKMMEPLIEPFVKQVQRIRMHAPSIPYISNVTGTWITAEQATDPSYWATHLRQAVRFADGVGELLREPDRILLEVGPGQALSTLARQHPGRHATHAVLSSTRHPQEEHSDVAYALQTVGQLWLAGARVEWSRLYASERRLRVPLPTYPFERQRYWISPSPAPDDAKQRAASFAKKPDIADWFYIPSWKRSVPPVLEPGALAEQASWLLFLDETGVGAQLAQRLERAGQTVTTVTAGTRFEQRDDRAYALNPVQAEDYQQLLAALDAAGAAPQTIVHLWSVTPPGAAVPEQVRDRSFYSLFFLAQALGARDTSAPISIKIVSNELHKVTGQETLCPEKATLLGPCKVIGQEYPNLRCQSIDALMPPPGTIQEAEWIDQLLAECATPTTETVIAYRDDERWVQTFEAVRLGEAIPGKNRLREQGVYLITGGLGGIGLVLAEYLAQTAQARLVLTGRSAFPDRDEWQPWLDSHGEQDGTSQKIRQLQAIEALGGEVLAVRADVASADDMRAAVAQAVDRFGALHGVIHSAGIAGGGLIQLKTPEMAARVLAPKVTALRVLESVLADVNLDLLVLCSSTTGVIGGIGQVDYCAANAFLDAFAAYYAARYGSYSVSINWDAWQEVGMAVNVAASYGLTTAQRSFQKELAHPLLDRRIEKPSQETYLTEFNGPSHWVLSEHKIMGVPAIPGTGYLEMARAAFEQRAQGRPIELRDVFFMSPLMVAEDEHKEVHTILEGTGDSAEFRVISRAASKDGGEPTWQEHARGNVGVATDAPGSYQVDAWIERCGGQAIEVSEEEVRKAERFVYWGPRWMSLKRAYASEREGLAVLEMPPAFADDVAEYGLHPALLDVATAFGNGLAGQGESYLPLSYGSLTAYGALPGSVYSYVRYKPDADDSRETISFDITIVDQQGAARVEIRDFTMRRVSQSATRLRETAESKRAGESVPAAAATNGSQSASVVTGILSKEGVEVFKRIMSRSRLPQIVVSTRDLHMAIERASSIGESRIVEAIDQVSQSRPAHPRPNVQTPFVAPRSETEQWLSTVWQAVLGIEQVGIYDNFFELGGDSVLALQVIAKSKDLGAQLTPAQLFQHQTIAELAAAINPGDLPVVGHELAAGPLPLTPIQRWLMERQIAAPQHASQAMLLEVPPDLDGALLAQAVRHLIDHHAALRTRIELTSDGWQQRVAEREEHPVFSAIDVSNISPEAARAQMQAEAAALQASLDLQHGPLLRVALFYAGTAQPAHLLLAIHQLVVDAGSWPLVLADLWTAYRQLSQGAEVALPSGTAPFSRWAAQIAELARSQDVLDERRYWQTLDAEVVPLPRDLAAPDSANTQSTAAAVRVALDADTTRALLDDVTDAYRAQVSDLLLTALVNTLARWSGDTGLLLDLHADGRDALSGSVDLSRTVGCFTTRYPLRLPYDPADELSAALKTVKEALRRVPDQGLGYGLLRYLNADTADWMRALPSPEVSFSYLGSLDARLPSDAPWKLDGGDVGPLHSPGDRRPYLLAIEARIVGGCLELEWSYSSALHQHATIERLARACVEALQTIVDECQSPSAEAFTPSDFPLSGLDQETLNRFLSNVRSRS